In the Helianthus annuus cultivar XRQ/B chromosome 11, HanXRQr2.0-SUNRISE, whole genome shotgun sequence genome, one interval contains:
- the LOC110890037 gene encoding putative DUF21 domain-containing protein At3g13070, chloroplastic has protein sequence MDVVAIDPSISSYQTTPKLKLPLFRLPSRTPPRLLHCTPLRFSHKIVLTNFHDSRFNSVVQKDRGLRSVWVKSSSSLENPSTLDSNFVEILVKKGLILGAVCCVLGCRGVLAAEGVLNGGNFVGLEQQVKGSMVNYMPKVLMVLKVLKEQGLILAALFGLSAFFSMAETSITTLWPWKVRELAEKESENGVFKMLRNDVTRFLTTILIGTTVVNIGATALVTEAATAIFGEAGVSAATGVMTVAVLLLTEITPKSIAVHNATEVARVVVRPIAWLSLVLYPVGRVVTYLSMGMLKLLGLKGRSEPYVTEDELKLMLRGAELSGAIEEEEQDMIENVLEIKDTYVREVMTPLVDVVASDSSATLIDFHTLWVTHQYSRVPVFEQRVDNIVGIAYAMDLLDYVQKGDLLESTTVGDMAHKPAYFVPDSMSVWNLLREFRIRKVHMAVVLNEYGGTVGIVTLEDVVEEIVGEIFDENDSKEEIDKKTGYIVMRAEGIYDVDANTSIDQLSEDLNIKMPEGHQYETVSGFVCEAFGYIPKTGESIKVVLEKEEVDDEYIEDDGDRQHQKEKEKSQVFQIEILAGNARKVGAVRFERVTNEEETEEKKVVVPVITKRKWGGDDDDETNIIDEGEDDVIPQHEIKEGE, from the exons ATGGATGTGGTCGCTATTGACCCCTCAATTTCATCgtaccaaacaacccctaaacttAAACTCCCCCTTTTCAGATTACCATCAAGAACACCCCCACGACTCTTACATTGTACCCCTCTTCGATTCAGCCACAAGATTGTTCTAACAAACTTTCACGATTCAAGATTCAACAGTGTTGTTCAAAAAGACAGAGGCTTGAGATCTGTTTGGGTCAAAAGCAGCAGCAGTCTTGAAAACCCCTCAACTTTGGATTCTAATTTTGTTGAAATCTTGGTTAAAAAAGGTTTGATTTTGGGGGCTGTTTGTTGTGTGTTGGGATGCAGGGGGGTTTTGGCTGCAGAAGGGGTTTTAAATGGTGGGAATTTTGTGGGTTTGGAGCAGCAGGTTAAAGGGTCTATGGTCAATTATATGCCAAAAGTTTTGATGGTTCTTAAGGTTTTGAAGGAACAGGGGTTGATTTTGGCTGCACTTTTTGGTTTGTCTGCTTTTTTTTCTATGGCTGAGACTTCAATTACAACTCTTTGGCCTTGGAAG GTTAGAGAGCTGGCTGAGAAAGAGTCTGAGAATGGTGTGTTCAAAATGCTGCGGAATGATGTTACGCGGTTCTTGACTACGATACTTATTGGCACAAC TGTTGTAAATATTGGAGCAACAGCACTAGTGACTGAAGCAGCAACTGCGATATTTGGTGAAGCAGGTGTGAGTGCTGCCACAGGAGTAATGACG GTTGCAGTCTTGTTACTCACTGAAATAACTCCAAAAAGTATAGCCGTTCATAATGCCACCGAGGTTGCAAGAGTTGTG GTCAGGCCGATTGCATGGCTTTCTTTAGTCTTATATCCTGTTGGAAGAGTTGTAACTTATCTCTCTATGGGAATGCTCAAGTTGCTCGGTCTCAAAGGAAGAAG TGAACCGTATGTCACTGAAGACGAACTGAAGTTGATGTTACGAGGAGCTGAATTAAGTGGGGCCATAGAAGAGGAAGAACAG GATATGattgaaaatgttttagaaattAAAGACACATATGTTCGTGAAGTTATGACACCTTTGGTTGATGTTGTAGCTAGTGATTCTAGTGCAACGTTAATCGATTTCCACACCTTGTGGGTAACTCATCAGTATTCAAG GGTACCTGTTTTTGAACAACGTGTAGATAATATTGTCGGCATTGCATATGCAATGGATCTATTAGACTATGTTCAAAAG GGGGACCTTCTAGAAAGTACGACGGTGGGGGATATGGCTCATAAACCTGCTTATTTTGTGCCTG ATTCAATGTCGGTTTGGAATCTTCTTAGAGAATTTCGCATTAGGAAGGTACACATGGCTGTTGTCTTGAACGAATACGGTGGGACTGTTGGA ATTGTAACACTGGAAGATGTAGTTGAAGAAATCGTTGGTGAAATTTTTGACGAAAATGATTCAAAA GAGGAAATAGATAAAAAGACTGGTTATATAGTAATGAGGGCGGAAGGAATTTATGATGTGGATGCAAATACTTCAATCGACCAGCTTTCCGAAGACCTCAACATAAAGATGCCAGAg GGTCATCAATACGAAACGGTGTCGGGGTTTGTGTGTGAAGCGTTTGGATACATCCCAAAAACAGGTGAAAGCATAAAAGTGGTACTTGAGAAGGAAGAAGTTGATGACGAGTATATCGAGGATGATGGCGATCGCCAAcatcaaaaagaaaaagaaaagagccAAGTATTTCAAATAGAG ATTTTAGCAGGCAATGCTAGAAAAGTTGGTGCGGTGAGGTTTGAACGGGTAACCAATGAGGAGGAAACGGAGGAGAAGAAGGTGGTGGTTCCGGTCATCACGAAAAGGAAATGGGGCggtgatgacgatgatgaaaCGAATATAATTGATGAGGGTGAAGATGATGTAATTCCACAACATGAAATAAAAGAGGGAGAATGA